The genomic region AGCAAAGTCGGAATAGATGACCCAATTTCTATCTCTTCTGAtttgaaatttaatgtttcctCACTACACAACCATACAGCAGGAAATGCATTATGTTTTCTGGGATTTAAGGCTCACATCAAGTGAGTCTCAAGTTTCTATTTTATATTTGAAGGATGCAGGACTTAGTGAGAAAGGGATCCTAAATACAAATTTGAGTATAGAGACAGAAGAAACTAAAGAAGGCTTGGACAGTGATGAGAATTGACTGATGATTATTTTCTGCATAAGAGGAACCAGCTACGCATAAGGATCAATTTCATAGTAGGGAGAAAAAGGTTGATCCAAATTAATGAGATTAGGCTTGTTATCTATGATGACATAAATTTTCAACTCATACATATATTGGGAAGCATATTTCCTGTGCTCCCATGCATCACAAGCATTCAAAGGGAAATGTGCAGGTCACTTTAGAGAGGCATGAGATGCCTAAAGAACGGCTTGTTTCTTTATTTGCAAGTTTACTGGGAAATGACTTCCCTGTGTTTCTCACTTTTACAAGAACATCTCCTATTGCACAAATTGCATGTGCTTTTCATAAGTTGTTACACTTTTTCACCTTGTGTACCGCTTCCTGAATATGTTTCCCTCACTTGCAACTACCTACCAATCTGAAAGACAAAGTACCCAAGTATTATGCATTTATGACAAAAAGTAAAAGCCAAAAATGTTGGATCAAGGTTTGCTAAACCATGCCAAACCAGCTGGTTCGGGGTGTATTGAACCAGACTGGTCGATTACTAGCACAGTTCGGTTAACTGATTCGAaacggaaggagagggagaaagagagagaaagaaagagagagaaagagagagagagagagagaggaagggggtgAGGAGaggctgagagagagagagggagctcAAAAGCCCTCTCGGCTCATCGGTAGGGGGTTGCACTTGTTTTGCTTTGAAATAGGAGaatcctaatttttttttacagaTTTCAATTTGAAATCGGCAAAAAATTAGAATTAACAAATGATTTGCTGACTtcacttagcaaaaaaaaaaaaattggtacgTCCTGGGACAGCATGGTACAGACTCATACCATACCTATGCCGGTCGCTGACCAATACAAGTTCCATTACCGGTTTGGTGAACCTTGTGTTGGATGACTCCTGCACCATCAACAGAATACATACTTCTTCTGAAAACCATCAAGAAGGCAGAACAGTTGTTCTAGATTTCAAGTTTTCAACCAAAAAATCCATTGAGTCTTAGACTGTGCAAATAACTGCTTCCTCCTCATTTACAGCCCTTTGTTTGATAAGAGAAAGAGATAGAGAGAACAAACATCTGTTAAATTTCTACATCTAGAGGAGCATACGCAATATAAAATAAACTAGCATTACACATTATATGTCTAATTATTAGATAATCAATTGCATGAATGGCTAAGGTCAAGTGGACAAACACATCAACTTATGATTGGATTGTGGACAATGGTGATAAAAGTGGCTAGAAAGGGCTTGCATCAAAATAGCGCACACAACTAATAATCTGATCAAGTGTATTTATGGCTAGGATCAAGTGGCAAGACTGAACTATATACATGGAACTAACAATATTATTAAGGACTGATAttaggtagagagagagaggagcaaaTGAGTTGCACAAGCTACTGAAGATCTGACCATGTTTGCGAGTGTTTGACCAGATAGTCCAAGAACATACATGTCCAGCTTGTGCAAATGATTAATTCAAGCAGATAGAAAGCTGAAGTGAAGAGAGACATTATATGCAAATGAACAGCAGCAGCTGATGGTCTAATCAAGTGCACAGGCAACAAAACTAAGTGGAGAAAGAATGGCAAGGATAATAGAACTATACTACTGAGTGATAAAAGAGCTTATTGAATCCATTGATGGCTAGATCGAACGGAGAAAGAAGGCATCGAGTTTGAGAGTTTGTATGTGTTACTTGACTccacttcttaacttatctgGGTAGGTAAATGTGGAAAGAAACTCATATCATGTGACTCGCATATGTGGATCATGATGAATCAAAGATGTGGCTCTCTCAGATGCTTGTGCTATATCAGAAAAGATAATCACaagaaccaaagaaaaaaattgtaaaataatATGAGCCCATCTTTTAGAGAACGGAGATATTATGAACAAAAATGTTGTTGTCTTCCTTTTGTAAGCCTTATAATGGAGTATCAAAGCTCAAGGAGGATAAACTAAGGTTTCGCACTTCTACTATGCCATATAATAACCGTGGAAACCTGACAGGAATAATAATCAACCTATCTATATGTAGTATATAACTTAGAAaattgatttgattatattactGTAATTTAACACAGATTTTTAACTAATCACTCTGTCTAGCAAGCATCTCTAAGAGATAATTGACGAGTGACTTGATGAGAATTCAAAGCATTTCTAATATCTAATGAATGCAGCCTAACAAATGCacgattattttctattatcaaTACAAATAAATCTAATTGTAAGACAAAAGAACAAAGAACAAAAACAAACACATAACTTGGATAGTTTTCCCATTAAACTATGTATCCATAACATGTCAACTATGAGACAAAGAATCCATTCATATTCAACCACAAAAGATAAGAATGAAAGATTGAGAAATTTACCTTGATCTTGTCGACAGCATCTTCTTTCAATGCATTTATTGTGTGTGTTGCTCCAAGCATTCTTGCACTTTGAAGTTTTTCATCTACAACATCAACTGCAATAATCTCTGCAGCCCCAAATGCCTTTGCGATCTGCAAACAACTGGTGTATGTGGTCAAATCAAAATGGTGCAATACATGAATTCAAATCATCAtaggaaataaatataaaaacttatttcaGCGAGTGCGGAAGTGGATTCAGGTGCAGGTGCAGGTGTAGGTGCACGAAAcagtctctcaaaaaaaaaaatagaccaAAGACACAACAACGAAGCAAAAGCAGGGTTGAGTTTCCGAAGCTGGTATGCCACCCTAAGCAGAAGTTTCCAACTACTAATTTGTACTACTTTATGTGATAAGGAATCCTACAATTTACAATTCATATGCAAATACTTCAATTAAAACCTACCAGAAGAAAAGGCATAATCACATCATAGCCAGAATTTAAAAGCCATATAGTCAATATCTAATATAAGATATTTTGACTCCCCTTTACTATTCATCTCTATTCTGGAATGCATAGTTCAATAATACAAGCCTTACAAAACCCTCCGTGGAGGCATAAATGTGTATGCAATGGCTATAGATGTTTACTGATGTATCAACTAGTCAAACTTCTCCTTCATAAAGAATTGTttagttttaaaatttatatgacGTGCTAGGGCTGAAATCGGATCGAATACGGATCGGATATTGgtaatatccatatccatatttattttgtttgacgaatacaaatacggatacggatattagtcgaatgcaaaaatttatatccatatttagttTAAACGGATATGGATACAAATCATATATTGaaagtatggatataaatacggatataaatcggataattaaactttatgaccatggaatcaaaaatattactaagtggataataaatcaaattaatagtATGTTAATATGGtcgtttatttttaattaaaagcttaaagtgctatataaaattaaataagttacAAATGAAATCGGATATTCGGATACATATCAAATAGTTGTCCGTACCCATTTTCTTTGACAAATATGGATACAGATACagatattagtcggatgctcAAATTTTTATCTATATCCAGATAGTTTCGGATACGAAAACAGATTCGGATGGATATTATCTCATCCACTTTCACCCCTATGACGCGCTAGTCATAGTGAACAGAGTTTTTATTTGATAGAGAAAGAGAGCAACAAGCAAAAACATAGTCACTAATCAATGCTATCTGTGGAAACATGCAGAACTACGCATATGGTAATGTaaaggaaataaaatattcacaaTATTCACAGATTAAGCAGACAGCATGTTCACTTGCATACTTCTACTTATTCCTAGCATTTGAAAGTAATACTTACATTACTGGTTACAACCGATAACTTGTAGCAGAGCAAATAAATTCAGCCACTCCGTTAAAAGGTCACGTAGAAATCATTGTTTTCTAAACCATGGATCAATAAATTGTTAGCATAAAATTTAAGAATGAAACATACAAAATCATGCAGTACTGAAAACTGAACAGGAACTTTTCTTGATccacatttatatgtttatagaTTGAATTACAGGGAGTCAGAAAAATTAAAGGTTGGAGGACTTtagtcattctaaatcaaatTCCCAAttttccatcagaatatcacTGAATTATGTACAACTGCAAAATATAGCATATAAATAGTGGATAAAATGGAGAAGCTGGCAATCAAATCCAAATGAAGGTCATCACCTTGATCCAACACCACCAACTCCAATTACAGCAATTGAATCACCAGCTCGCATTTCAGCTGCATGTCTCATGGCACCATAGGCGGTGAAGACTGCACATCCTAGAATTGCTGATTCGGTGTACGGCAGTGAGTTAGGAAGAACAGCCAATGCATTAGCTGGTACAACACAATATTCAGCAAGTCCTCCCATACTGTACATGTAGACCGGCTTTCCTATGTAATacaacaaaaaataattaagtaaAATGTAAAGGATCCTTAAATAATAGGGTAGTAATATTAAACGGATTTTAGAAAGTGTAACTCCACAATAGGGGAACCATATGAAATAAATTTTCCAGTCATACTAATAGAGGTTAAAAAGGGATGACTGACAGCTAGAAAGGTGAAAGGTTTCTTATTTAACAAACTTCATAAAAAAAGACAGGACATATTTTGTAGCTGACAGCAGTAAAACAGCTGTAGCCACATTTTTGAGCTCATGACAATTGACAACTGCTCCCCTAGTGCCTCTCAGGTCAAAGGTTACTACAATTTCTGAATGgcaccttcttttccttttgttgAGTAATTCTATGCATTCTTCATACTGATTATCCATTTCCTATTTATTGTTTCCCTTCCGATAAGCATTGCACAAAATCTAAAAATTGAGAGGTCAGACTGCACGTGCTTACTCTATTTCGTCCATTTCATAGTTCAATAATTTTTACATCTATTCTGTGAATTACATGTTAGTAACCAAACCAGACTCTCTGAGGGATGACCATATGAGAAAGAATCCCTCTCCTTTTTTCTCtcgcaaaaaagaaagaaaaagattccatGTTTTGAGTTTAAGACCCAACAATTCTTCATTCCCTAAAATTGTTTCTAGAGTATGCCACTTGTAACTTTCTAGTTAAGTATCAAAATTTAGTCTGTTAGTTGTTATttctttaatattagtagaggTTGTCCCTCTTCCCTCCTTTCCCTATGGGGAGCGCAAATGTGAGACCCACTAAttcaaaatctctctctctctctctctctctctctctctctctctcatcccgGTTACCTGGTAATCTCCTGTTTAACAGTGCAAGATAGCAAACTAGTATATATGTGAGATGTTGCGATGCATAATATTTCTTTAAGACATCACGACTGTCAAAGATTTTGCTGCAATGATATAACATTTGATGATTGAGATGAGAGTTGGACTGATCGTAATAGATGCATTAATTTATTGGTTACAGAAATAGCTTGATACATACAAAAAACTCACCCCTCATATACAACACTCATATGTAACACACAAGCCTAAGGTGTATACGAGTATCAATCACAGAGAACTTATATGCAGCAAATATATCTAAATTCTAGCCCTCCATGCACATGTGcatgcacacatgcatgcacaaaacaaaaggagaagaaaagggaaaaccTGTGGTCTCGTCAAAACGGAAGATAAAGGTGAAGAATTaagcaaaaaaatagaaaaggaaaaagagcaaGAGTATTCATGCAGAAGTCCACAGAGCAGTTAGTAAACTAGAGATGGGAAAGCAAAATATTAAGTTAGTCCAAAAAGAGAGTTGATCTTATTATGTTATATCTGATAGCACCACAATGTAACACAGAGGAAAGTGTTCAGAATATGTAATTACAGGACGAGTAAGGAACCAGGGTAAATAAGCTCAGTCATGAGTGATCAAAGTCATCAGACGATACTAAACATTAGAAATGAAGTGAGAAATGACCCTTATAAAAATAAGAACCTCTTCAATGAAGAACCCGAAACTAATCATAGAATATTGATAAACAACACTATATCAACTATATTAGCATCATTAAGATCAAGGCTTGCAATGACCCTTGACCAAGGGAAACTTTGGAAATATGTTGGACAATATATGGCCTGACATTTCATTTGCAGTCTGTTGCAAATCAATCTATATAAACTCCAAGCAAGCCACAACTTGATGCAATGCCATGCATCCATTGATATATCAAAAGATGTTTAGACCAAGGTATTCTGTAAGAGGGATGATCATCTTTGAGCTGAGACTTTGTTCCAATACAGGCCGGTCTAAAAAATCAATGATCAGAGATAACTACCAGATATTGTAAAATTATTGGAGGCAATATTGTTAcatggaagagaaagaaaaataagtgtGGCAGCTAAgttttgcataaaattaaggTATCAAGCAAGGACACATCCATTATGTGAACATTATGGCCAGCATCATATCTAGTTTTTCTCAAAGAAACATATTTAACCAAAAGGAAGCTTGGGAATGAAAAAACTTTTGAATTGTATTATGATTACAGAGCAGCTATAATTACTGAAAATAATCCAATTTAACATTATGGTCAGCGTCATATCTAGTTTTTCTCGAAGAAACATATTTAACCAAAAGGAAGCTTGAGAATGAAAAAACTGTTGAATTGTATTATGATTACAGAGCAGCTATAATTACTGAAAATAATCCAATTTTCAGTAAGAAAGAACCATACACAAGAATGAATTTATCTAACCCTCCTCCGCCACCGCCACCCCAAAtgcaaaaagcaaaaaaaaaagaaactgaatTTATCATCAATCTAATTTCACATCATACACAATTTCTGTTTGTGTGCATATACTCTCTTAAAGAGACTCTTTTCTTTGATGCAGACAgtcgaaaaaaatattttgtgacTGATTTTGGCCTTCAAGTCCCACCTAATCCATTATTGGAGACCTTTTGTTGTCATAGGTCATAATTTtcaacaaatttgtttgagaaagGGTGGATCATGGGGGGACACTTAGGAGAGTCAGATGCGAAATCCCACCTACTTTCATTATGGTGACGGCGAGACTCGAACCCAGGCCGCTAGAACCTGACCTTTACTAACTTTATGAACTCTGCCAGAGGCACCTTCATGGACAAATTTTTAGCATGCCTTTCTCTAAATATAGAATATTGTCAGTACAACAAGActagaatttgaagatagtaAATTGTTTGCTTAAAGCAAAAGAGGCAATAatttcaataataaaatatgGAAGATATTGAAGTTTAATATGGATTAATACCACTGCTGCGCAGAAATAGTCGGGTTTCGCCATCATAAAGTGTTCCCTTTGCACGATTGTAGGCAAAGAAAGCCTCACAAAGATCTTCTTGACCCTATTGGtggaataaaattaaaaattttactcAGGGGTAGAAACCTAATGACTCATGAATCAACATATGCAAAGCCAAAAAGAAGCATCCTGTCTCTACAAATCTACCTTCACACAGAAGAAGCAGTTACCACAAGGCATTATAAATGCTCCAACAACATGACTTCCAATAGGGAACCTGAAATTTTATACCAAAAAAGCTGGATAATAATTACATCTGCAATGATAAATTTTTTAACCTACTTCAAATGTTATATCTGGTAGTGTTTCAAAAacagaaataaattaaaatgaaattttttgaaaaacaaTTGTCGTCATCATTCAAGAATTTCCGATTTGTACATATACCTCTTTATAACCCTAGTATCTGTGTATGCACCATGATCAACAACCTCTCCAGTTATTTCATGACCAACAACACAAGGACTTGAAAAGGGAAGTTCACCTTTCATGACATGAAGATCAGAATGACAGACTCCACAAGCTGAAAAGGAAATTGAAGGTAAAATACAATTCTATAACAGGATACTAAGAATAAAATATACAATCATAAAGAATCCCCAGAAGCAAATACTGCCAACTGGAACTTTGTTAGCATGCAAATGAACTTCAAATGCGAGGAAGTAAGAAAATTGAATGCACCTACAGGGACAGGTAACATCAAAGCCAAATTTAATAATGTATGACTACATGAAAAATGAGACTTACTCCAACTACTCAAGCTGCATTTGCAGATCCTACTTTACCATTTGATCCTAAGACCAAGCATCGGCGAGATGTCCCTTGGGACACCGGGACAGGGTACCATCCCAACTGCAGGATAGGACTATCTCGCCTTGTCCCAACATCCCGACCGGCATGTCTTGGGACATCCCCTATCCCGAGTGTCGAGATAGGGCAGGATGGCGGCACATCCCGTTCCACGAGAAAACTGGGAGAGCCCCATCCCACAGGATTTAAAACCTTAAAAATAAGTATTTAGAGAAAATCAAATAAT from Phoenix dactylifera cultivar Barhee BC4 unplaced genomic scaffold, palm_55x_up_171113_PBpolish2nd_filt_p 000275F, whole genome shotgun sequence harbors:
- the LOC120105397 gene encoding alcohol dehydrogenase-like: MAFFRSVSRCLLRRQPKPHTSLWRSLSGAASKEERVDVAGYNVAGGPSFMRGTVFWEPNRPLTIEEFHMPRPKAGELLIKTKACGVCHSDLHVMKGELPFSSPCVVGHEITGEVVDHGAYTDTRVIKRFPIGSHVVGAFIMPCGNCFFCVKGQEDLCEAFFAYNRAKGTLYDGETRLFLRSSGKPVYMYSMGGLAEYCVVPANALAVLPNSLPYTESAILGCAVFTAYGAMRHAAEMRAGDSIAVIGVGGVGSSCLQIAKAFGAAEIIAVDVVDEKLQSARMLGATHTINALKEDAVDKIKEITGGMGVDVAVEALGKPLTFVQCTKSVRDGGKAVMIGLAPTNAMGEVDITRLVRRQVKIVGSYGARARQDLPQVVKLAETGIFNLQNTVSRKCKFEEANSAYEDLDRGKIVGRAVVEIM